In Archangium violaceum, the following are encoded in one genomic region:
- a CDS encoding hemerythrin domain-containing protein, translating to MDAIDILMNEHRHIERVLDVLERAVVHGRGGGDVSPVLFERAAHFLLTFVDGSHDAKEGEVFQAITSRGLPLGEGVMAALSGQHAMGRELAEELRETARAVTRGEKEPEDIYVLAERYVRLERGHTEAEEGRFFPIVRRLLPVDMMERVRAKFARIEAAHGPLADAADALELAFPLPATPVRRMGGGRPQPWGGR from the coding sequence ATGGACGCCATCGACATCCTGATGAACGAGCATCGCCACATCGAACGCGTCCTGGACGTGCTCGAGCGGGCCGTGGTGCACGGGCGTGGCGGAGGTGACGTCTCCCCGGTGCTCTTCGAGCGGGCCGCGCACTTCCTCCTCACCTTCGTGGATGGCAGCCATGACGCGAAGGAGGGCGAGGTCTTCCAGGCCATCACCTCGCGGGGGTTGCCGCTGGGCGAGGGTGTGATGGCGGCGCTCTCCGGGCAGCACGCCATGGGGCGCGAGCTGGCGGAGGAGCTGCGCGAGACGGCGCGTGCGGTGACCCGGGGCGAGAAGGAGCCCGAGGACATCTACGTGCTCGCGGAGCGCTACGTGCGCCTGGAGCGGGGCCACACGGAGGCGGAGGAGGGGCGGTTCTTCCCCATCGTCCGGCGGCTGCTGCCGGTGGACATGATGGAGCGGGTGCGGGCGAAGTTCGCGCGCATCGAGGCCGCGCACGGGCCACTGGCCGACGCGGCGGATGCCCTGGAGCTGGCCTTTCCCCTGCCGGCCACCCCCGTGCGCCGCATGGGGGGTGGACGCCCACAACCCTGGGGTGGGCGGTGA